A window of Komagataeibacter medellinensis NBRC 3288 contains these coding sequences:
- a CDS encoding glycosyltransferase produces the protein MQETGNGVETRPVVSIISAVLNEGDNIRPLCQEIAAVLGQLPPAEVIFVNDGSTDATVTELEAVRHDGILPGLRILSHNTACGKSAGLRTGVEAARGEWVILLDGDGQDDPADFISMLELCRATIGERAPLVVGVRTKRQDTLSRRLASRFANRLRSRLLNDGCPDTGASLKAFRRTDFLGLPQFEGLHRFLPSLMGQRGVPLVCVPVHHRNRLHGSSKYTNLNRAIVGIRDILGVMWLNNRARIPKRVTER, from the coding sequence ATGCAGGAAACAGGAAACGGGGTGGAAACCCGCCCCGTTGTTTCCATCATTTCAGCCGTGCTGAATGAAGGGGACAATATCCGTCCTCTCTGTCAGGAAATTGCAGCAGTACTGGGACAGTTGCCTCCGGCTGAAGTCATTTTTGTAAATGATGGCAGTACGGATGCAACGGTCACGGAGTTGGAAGCCGTAAGGCATGACGGCATTCTGCCAGGGCTGCGTATCCTTTCCCACAACACGGCTTGTGGTAAATCGGCAGGGCTGCGCACGGGGGTGGAAGCCGCCCGAGGTGAATGGGTCATCCTGCTTGATGGTGACGGACAGGACGATCCTGCCGATTTCATCTCCATGCTGGAATTGTGTCGTGCCACCATAGGGGAGCGTGCGCCGCTCGTCGTGGGGGTGCGGACCAAGCGGCAGGATACCCTGTCGCGCAGGCTAGCTTCGCGCTTTGCAAACCGGCTGCGGAGTCGTCTTCTCAATGATGGCTGCCCGGATACGGGAGCCTCGCTCAAGGCGTTCCGGCGTACCGATTTCCTGGGCCTGCCGCAGTTTGAAGGCCTGCATCGCTTCCTGCCTTCCCTTATGGGGCAACGGGGCGTGCCGCTAGTCTGTGTGCCGGTCCATCACCGCAACCGACTGCATGGTTCTTCCAAATACACCAATTTAAACCGGGCCATTGTCGGCATTCGGGACATATTGGGTGTGATGTGGCTTAACAACCGCGCCAGGATACCGAAACGCGTTACCGAACGCTGA
- a CDS encoding F0F1 ATP synthase subunit B family protein, translating into MFHDPRFWSAVAFVLFFVLFGRSLWKPLVNALDGRAERIRAELDEAARLRREAEQMLEDATRDREAALAEAKELVEHSLREAANIAAQARKDAEDTATRREQMAKDRISQAERSALREVRETAVDIAIQATRETLAASLQSDADVDGKIVDKSINDLPGALSQRAA; encoded by the coding sequence ATGTTTCATGATCCCCGTTTCTGGTCGGCTGTTGCCTTTGTCCTGTTCTTTGTCCTGTTCGGGCGTTCACTGTGGAAACCCCTGGTGAACGCGCTGGATGGGCGGGCAGAGCGTATTCGTGCCGAGCTTGATGAAGCAGCACGCCTGCGCCGTGAGGCGGAGCAGATGCTTGAGGACGCAACGCGCGACCGCGAAGCTGCACTGGCCGAAGCCAAGGAACTGGTTGAACACTCCCTGCGTGAAGCTGCCAATATCGCAGCCCAGGCCCGCAAGGATGCCGAGGACACAGCCACCCGTCGCGAACAGATGGCCAAGGACCGTATTTCTCAGGCCGAGCGTTCTGCACTGCGTGAGGTGCGTGAGACGGCGGTGGACATCGCCATCCAGGCCACGCGTGAAACGCTTGCCGCAAGCCTGCAGTCCGATGCCGATGTGGATGGCAAGATCGTTGACAAATCGATCAACGACCTACCGGGCGCCCTTTCACAGCGTGCTGCCTGA
- a CDS encoding F0F1 ATP synthase subunit B family protein: MARAVMYDNIRRAGSFMATSALALPLMAMVAPGARAEGMPQLDFGNPYVIGQVVWGAGIFLVLYLLLSRSALPKVEKVLSLRRQTIETDLGIAHKAKARADEAVAELYEARRKALAEAQANVDKVVEEARLTAARQTEEMNARLAAEIKDAETRIEQARSQALASVREISTTTAETLIHQLSGIAAPADLVTAKVGSAAAARGL; encoded by the coding sequence ATGGCGCGCGCCGTGATGTATGACAACATCCGAAGGGCGGGGTCTTTCATGGCCACGTCCGCGCTGGCTCTGCCGCTGATGGCCATGGTTGCCCCTGGCGCGCGCGCCGAGGGCATGCCACAGCTTGATTTCGGCAATCCCTATGTCATCGGTCAGGTGGTGTGGGGCGCTGGCATTTTTCTGGTACTCTATCTTCTGCTGAGCCGTTCGGCCCTGCCGAAGGTGGAAAAGGTTCTCTCACTGCGTCGCCAGACGATCGAGACGGATCTGGGCATTGCCCACAAGGCCAAAGCCCGTGCTGATGAAGCCGTGGCCGAACTGTATGAGGCACGCCGCAAGGCGCTGGCCGAAGCACAGGCCAATGTGGACAAGGTTGTCGAGGAGGCGCGCCTTACCGCGGCCCGGCAGACCGAGGAAATGAATGCCCGCCTGGCTGCGGAAATCAAGGATGCCGAGACGCGCATCGAACAGGCCCGGAGCCAGGCTCTGGCCTCCGTGCGTGAGATTTCCACAACGACGGCGGAAACGCTGATCCATCAGTTATCCGGCATTGCCGCCCCGGCCGATTTAGTGACGGCAAAGGTTGGTTCTGCTGCGGCGGCCCGTGGTCTCTGA
- a CDS encoding ATP synthase subunit C family protein, with protein sequence MDIAAAREIGAGIAVIALAGVGIGLGNIFSTLVSSIARNPSARPHVFGLGMLGFALTEAVALYALLIAFLILFV encoded by the coding sequence ATGGATATCGCAGCAGCCCGTGAAATTGGTGCCGGTATCGCCGTTATCGCCCTCGCTGGCGTTGGCATTGGCCTGGGTAACATCTTCTCCACGCTGGTCAGCAGCATCGCGCGCAACCCGTCCGCACGCCCGCACGTGTTCGGTCTCGGCATGCTGGGCTTCGCCCTGACAGAAGCCGTTGCCCTGTATGCGCTGCTGATCGCCTTCCTGATCCTGTTCGTCTAA